In Ectothiorhodospiraceae bacterium 2226, a single window of DNA contains:
- a CDS encoding AsmA family protein: protein MKGIGWALLVLVLMLAVALWWLDWNHLRGPLAEFASRELERTVSIDGDLDVELGWTPRVHVHGLRIADAPWAGREHMAEVERLSASIPLGSVLRGDPEFRDVVVERPRVHLERNPQGAANWDFLEDDPDEDPPRITALSVHEGHFVYTDAPLQTRIEGQLYTEDGRTHLQADGTYREAPLKVVGQAGELPALVDGAEPFPLELEIWYAAQYLSAQGAFDDPQEPLERFTFTLAAEGDDLGTLLQALDVPAPDMDAFELSGEVSRQGEQWRVRDIQGRLKETRLERGELHADTAAEPPRVEGELHLARLDVQNLFEFFGLDAPPEEERERLLPDDPIPVDWLSAFEVHVTLSTADAALWVIEGHDMMLDVQLQEGTLRIDPFRMSVAEGEIAGAFQLSSRDGVPGFVTDIGLRSASLEHMLENTEAAQFIRGRLSGRIELEGRGASVAEALGEAEGQVGLALTRGALDRLVAEGIALNIIELLFGDGEPDQRVRCGVAAFDVGGGEMVSELLLIDTDERVITGDGNVDLREERFAFELEAHAKEAGGLSLQTPVNIEGSWMDPDFGIEAGEAIARGAAAALLGAVAAPLAAVLPFIEPDAAEDHDCQALFQELGETFEEE from the coding sequence GTGAAAGGCATCGGATGGGCGCTGCTCGTGCTGGTGCTCATGCTCGCCGTCGCGCTGTGGTGGCTGGACTGGAATCACCTGCGCGGACCGCTCGCCGAGTTCGCGAGTCGGGAATTGGAACGTACGGTGTCCATCGACGGCGACCTCGACGTCGAGTTGGGCTGGACGCCGCGCGTGCACGTGCACGGGTTGCGCATCGCGGACGCGCCCTGGGCCGGGCGTGAGCACATGGCGGAAGTCGAGCGGCTGAGCGCGTCGATTCCGCTCGGCAGCGTGCTGCGCGGCGATCCCGAGTTTCGGGACGTGGTGGTGGAACGCCCCCGGGTACACCTGGAGCGTAACCCCCAGGGCGCGGCCAACTGGGACTTTCTCGAAGACGACCCGGACGAGGACCCGCCGCGGATCACGGCGCTGAGCGTGCACGAGGGCCACTTCGTCTATACCGACGCGCCGCTGCAGACCCGCATCGAGGGCCAGCTCTACACCGAGGACGGCCGCACCCACCTGCAGGCGGACGGCACCTACCGCGAGGCGCCCCTCAAGGTGGTGGGTCAGGCGGGCGAGCTGCCGGCGCTGGTGGACGGTGCGGAGCCCTTCCCGCTGGAACTGGAGATCTGGTACGCCGCACAGTACCTCAGCGCGCAAGGCGCGTTCGATGACCCCCAGGAGCCGCTCGAGCGCTTCACCTTCACCTTGGCGGCCGAGGGCGACGACCTCGGCACGCTGCTGCAAGCGCTCGATGTACCGGCCCCGGACATGGACGCCTTTGAGCTCTCCGGCGAGGTAAGTCGCCAAGGGGAGCAGTGGCGGGTGCGGGACATCCAAGGACGGCTCAAGGAGACGCGTCTTGAGCGGGGCGAGCTGCATGCCGACACGGCCGCCGAGCCGCCGCGCGTGGAAGGCGAACTGCATCTGGCGCGGCTCGATGTGCAGAACCTGTTTGAATTCTTCGGCCTCGACGCCCCCCCCGAAGAGGAGCGCGAGCGTCTGCTGCCCGATGATCCGATCCCTGTCGACTGGCTCAGTGCGTTTGAGGTCCACGTCACCTTGAGTACCGCCGATGCCGCGCTCTGGGTGATCGAAGGGCACGACATGATGCTGGACGTGCAACTGCAAGAGGGCACCTTGCGCATCGACCCCTTCCGCATGAGCGTCGCCGAAGGCGAGATCGCCGGCGCCTTCCAACTGAGTTCGCGCGACGGCGTACCGGGATTCGTCACCGATATCGGCCTGCGCTCGGCGTCCCTCGAGCACATGTTGGAGAATACCGAGGCGGCACAGTTCATCCGCGGACGCCTGTCCGGGCGCATCGAATTGGAGGGACGCGGGGCCTCCGTCGCAGAAGCCTTGGGCGAAGCCGAAGGCCAAGTGGGGCTGGCACTCACCCGCGGCGCGCTCGACCGGCTGGTCGCCGAGGGGATCGCGCTCAATATCATCGAGCTGCTGTTCGGCGATGGGGAGCCCGATCAGCGCGTACGTTGCGGCGTCGCCGCCTTCGACGTCGGCGGCGGCGAAATGGTGTCGGAACTCCTCTTGATCGACACTGACGAGCGCGTCATCACGGGCGATGGCAACGTGGATCTACGCGAGGAACGTTTCGCCTTCGAGCTGGAGGCGCACGCCAAGGAAGCCGGTGGGCTGTCCTTGCAAACGCCCGTGAACATCGAAGGGTCGTGGATGGATCCGGACTTCGGCATCGAGGCGGGCGAAGCAATCGCGCGCGGCGCTGCGGCCGCGCTTCTGGGGGCGGTCGCCGCCCCCTTGGCCGCTGTACTGCCGTTCATCGAACCGGATGCCGCCGAGGATCACGACTGTCAGGCGCTGTTTCAGGAATTAGGCGAGACCTTCGAGGAGGAATGA
- a CDS encoding outer membrane beta-barrel protein, protein MKGVAMISTMVAAGSLAMSQGALAQYGPGTQEIGVHAGYLWGDTAVSGTAGPQPELSNGGAFGLSWGGAFGLHGWELRYTYADTDLDGTPEGSISMPLHLVDVNYLAHFPMGGLAQDITPGTPSWYLTAGAGWSFARLDREIQLNGQTVDGDDSFTLNAGGGLKWPLQDGHALRWDVRYRYLDKVVDNFDDSLNTWETTIGYAFQF, encoded by the coding sequence ATGAAAGGCGTCGCCATGATCTCGACCATGGTCGCGGCAGGAAGCCTGGCCATGTCGCAGGGCGCACTGGCGCAATACGGCCCGGGAACGCAGGAGATCGGGGTACACGCGGGTTACCTGTGGGGTGACACGGCGGTCAGCGGGACGGCCGGTCCACAGCCGGAGCTGTCCAACGGCGGAGCGTTTGGGCTGAGCTGGGGAGGCGCATTCGGCCTGCACGGATGGGAACTGCGTTACACCTACGCAGACACCGATCTTGACGGCACACCCGAGGGCAGCATCAGCATGCCGCTGCACCTGGTGGACGTGAACTATCTCGCCCACTTTCCGATGGGCGGCCTCGCGCAGGACATAACGCCCGGTACGCCGAGCTGGTACCTCACGGCCGGCGCGGGCTGGAGCTTCGCTCGCCTGGATCGCGAGATACAGCTCAACGGCCAAACCGTCGACGGGGACGACAGCTTCACGCTCAACGCGGGCGGCGGTCTCAAATGGCCCTTGCAGGACGGTCATGCTTTGCGCTGGGACGTGCGTTACCGCTACCTCGACAAGGTGGTCGACAACTTCGACGATTCTCTCAACACCTGGGAGACGACGATCGGTTACGCCTTCCAGTTCTGA
- a CDS encoding non-heme iron oxygenase ferredoxin subunit, which translates to MADWADVAKVEDLPPGEHKVVDVDDALIAVFNIDGTFYAIEDVCTHDGGTLTGGPVEGCEIVCPRHGARFNIKTGAVTAPPAYEGLYTFPVRVHEGMVQVQDDRWD; encoded by the coding sequence ATGGCCGACTGGGCCGATGTCGCCAAGGTGGAAGACCTGCCCCCTGGCGAACACAAAGTGGTCGACGTCGATGACGCGCTGATCGCGGTGTTCAACATCGACGGCACCTTCTACGCCATCGAAGACGTGTGCACGCACGACGGCGGCACGCTCACCGGCGGCCCGGTCGAGGGCTGCGAGATCGTGTGCCCGCGCCACGGGGCTCGCTTCAACATCAAGACCGGCGCCGTCACCGCGCCGCCCGCCTACGAAGGCCTGTACACCTTCCCGGTGCGGGTGCACGAGGGCATGGTCCAGGTCCAGGACGACCGCTGGGACTGA
- the sufB gene encoding Fe-S cluster assembly protein SufB, which produces MSASTQNIEKLIKREYAAGFVTDVEADSAPPGLNEDIIRFISAKKDEPDWLVEWRLQAYRHWLTMREPEWAHVHYPPIDFQDIVYYSAPKQKEGPKSLDEVDPKLIETYNKLGIPLAEQERLAGVAVDAVFDSVSVATTFKGKLAEVGVIFCSFSEAVQNHPELVKKYLGAVVPQGDNFYAALNSAVFTDGSFVYIPPGVRCPMELSTYFRINAANTGQFERTLIVADEGSYVSYLEGCTAPQRDENQLHAAVVELVALKDATIKYSTVQNWYPGDEEGRGGIYNFVTKRGACRGDNAKISWTQVETGSAITWKYPSCILEGDNSVGEFYSVALTNNLQQADTGTKMVHIGKNTSSTIISKGISAGRAQNAYRGLVKVLKGAEGARNYTQCDSLLIGDRCGAHTFPYIEVKNRSAQVEHEATTSKISEDQLFYLQQRGLSEEDAVSMIVNGFCKEVFKELPMEFAVEAQKLLGISLEGSVG; this is translated from the coding sequence ATGAGTGCTTCGACCCAGAACATCGAGAAACTGATCAAGCGTGAGTATGCCGCCGGTTTCGTAACCGACGTGGAGGCGGACTCCGCGCCCCCGGGCCTGAACGAGGACATCATCCGCTTTATCTCCGCCAAGAAGGACGAGCCGGATTGGCTGGTGGAGTGGCGCCTGCAGGCCTACCGTCATTGGCTGACCATGCGCGAGCCCGAGTGGGCGCACGTGCATTACCCGCCGATCGATTTCCAGGACATCGTCTACTACTCGGCGCCCAAGCAGAAGGAGGGGCCGAAGAGCCTGGACGAGGTCGATCCCAAGCTGATCGAGACCTACAACAAGCTCGGCATTCCGCTCGCGGAGCAGGAGCGCCTGGCCGGCGTGGCGGTGGATGCGGTGTTCGACAGCGTGTCGGTGGCCACCACCTTCAAGGGCAAGCTCGCCGAAGTCGGCGTGATCTTCTGCTCGTTCTCCGAGGCGGTGCAGAACCATCCGGAGCTGGTGAAGAAGTACCTGGGCGCGGTCGTGCCGCAGGGCGACAACTTCTACGCCGCATTGAACTCCGCGGTGTTCACCGACGGCTCGTTCGTGTACATCCCGCCGGGCGTGCGCTGCCCCATGGAGCTGTCCACCTATTTCCGCATCAACGCCGCCAACACCGGCCAGTTCGAGCGCACCCTGATCGTCGCCGACGAGGGCAGCTACGTGAGTTACCTCGAGGGCTGCACCGCGCCGCAGCGCGACGAGAACCAGTTGCACGCCGCGGTGGTGGAACTGGTGGCGTTGAAGGACGCGACCATCAAGTACTCCACGGTGCAGAACTGGTACCCGGGCGACGAGGAAGGACGTGGCGGTATCTACAACTTCGTGACCAAGCGCGGCGCGTGCCGCGGCGACAACGCCAAGATTTCCTGGACGCAGGTGGAGACCGGTTCCGCGATCACCTGGAAGTACCCGAGCTGCATCCTGGAAGGCGACAACTCGGTGGGCGAGTTCTACTCGGTCGCGCTCACCAACAACCTGCAGCAGGCCGACACCGGCACGAAGATGGTGCACATCGGCAAGAACACCTCCAGCACCATCATCTCCAAGGGCATCTCCGCCGGGCGCGCGCAAAACGCCTACCGCGGGCTGGTGAAGGTCCTGAAAGGCGCCGAGGGCGCACGCAACTACACCCAATGCGACTCGCTCCTGATCGGCGACCGCTGCGGCGCGCACACCTTCCCCTACATCGAGGTGAAGAACAGAAGCGCGCAGGTCGAACACGAGGCGACCACCTCCAAGATCAGCGAGGACCAGCTGTTCTACCTCCAGCAGCGCGGGCTGTCGGAAGAGGACGCCGTGTCCATGATCGTGAACGGCTTCTGTAAGGAGGTGTTCAAGGAGCTGCCGATGGAGTTTGCCGTCGAGGCCCAGAAGCTGTTGGGCATCAGTCTCGAAGGCTCCGTGGGTTAA
- a CDS encoding DUF2173 family protein encodes MRLISELIEEPGVRLAADYPYRGDRTSIEGDMPRENVDLLAVVCRSNTTAVRMESDILSLLAGGPDKFPPFRGWMAHGANYSLCVVSNTLVLCNNEQASFTRVVRRMLTGLHDAPDERI; translated from the coding sequence ATGCGATTGATTTCCGAGCTGATTGAAGAACCCGGCGTCCGCTTGGCGGCGGACTATCCCTACCGCGGTGACCGCACCAGCATCGAGGGTGACATGCCCCGCGAGAACGTGGATCTGCTGGCGGTGGTGTGCCGCTCCAACACGACCGCGGTGCGCATGGAGAGCGACATCCTCAGCCTGCTGGCGGGTGGACCCGACAAGTTCCCACCATTCCGCGGCTGGATGGCGCATGGCGCCAACTACAGCCTGTGCGTGGTCTCCAACACCTTGGTGCTGTGCAACAACGAACAGGCCTCGTTCACGCGTGTGGTGCGCCGCATGTTGACGGGCCTGCACGACGCGCCGGACGAACGGATCTAG
- a CDS encoding NUDIX domain-containing protein, producing MNGGERSAGLIVVRRGPRGWEFLLLRAYRNWDFPKGRIEPGEGPLAAARREIREETGLGNLHQPWGTGFIETPPYARGKVARYYLAEAPPDARVHLPVNPELGHPEHHEWRWCPPEEAGPLLVPRLRRVLNWAQEQLAGSES from the coding sequence ATGAACGGCGGAGAGCGCTCGGCGGGGCTGATCGTGGTGCGGCGCGGGCCGCGCGGCTGGGAGTTCCTGCTACTGCGCGCCTACCGCAACTGGGACTTTCCCAAGGGGCGCATCGAGCCCGGCGAGGGCCCGCTGGCGGCCGCGCGACGCGAAATTCGCGAGGAAACCGGCCTCGGAAACCTGCATCAGCCGTGGGGCACTGGGTTCATCGAGACCCCACCCTACGCGCGCGGCAAAGTGGCGCGCTACTACCTGGCGGAAGCGCCGCCCGACGCGCGGGTCCACCTGCCCGTGAATCCTGAACTCGGCCACCCCGAACACCACGAGTGGCGCTGGTGCCCGCCCGAAGAGGCGGGGCCCCTGCTGGTCCCCCGCCTACGGCGCGTGCTGAATTGGGCGCAGGAGCAACTTGCCGGGTCCGAATCCTAG
- a CDS encoding DUF59 domain-containing protein, producing MSETDNSYKSLPQRIMEEQVVAALRTVYDPELPVNIYDLGLIYDVQADPDAGRVDIKMTLTTPGCPVAQTFPCAVEQAVVKEVEGVECASVEVVWDPPWDKSRMTDAVRLQLGLM from the coding sequence ATGAGCGAGACCGACAACAGTTACAAGAGCCTGCCGCAGCGCATCATGGAAGAGCAGGTGGTCGCCGCACTGCGCACCGTCTATGACCCGGAACTGCCGGTCAACATCTACGACCTCGGGCTTATCTATGACGTGCAGGCCGACCCGGACGCGGGGCGGGTGGACATCAAAATGACGCTCACCACCCCCGGCTGTCCCGTGGCACAGACCTTCCCCTGCGCGGTGGAGCAGGCGGTGGTCAAGGAAGTGGAAGGCGTCGAGTGCGCCAGCGTGGAAGTGGTGTGGGACCCGCCCTGGGACAAGAGCCGCATGACCGACGCGGTGCGCCTGCAACTGGGTCTGATGTAA
- a CDS encoding DUF2173 family protein translates to MLERLLRLDGVVAAVHFREGGGLLNGVGQLSGEQMELVARFANDHKRITQSNGDQFSVLAQMNGWAPARGWIVHGPRMSAVGMADIACVFRNGAAKYNELLEEMRQTLTTL, encoded by the coding sequence ATGCTAGAGCGTTTGCTGAGGCTGGACGGTGTGGTGGCGGCGGTCCATTTTCGCGAGGGCGGCGGATTGCTGAACGGCGTCGGCCAGTTGAGCGGAGAACAGATGGAACTGGTCGCGCGCTTCGCGAACGACCACAAGCGCATCACGCAAAGTAACGGCGATCAATTCTCGGTGCTGGCGCAGATGAACGGCTGGGCCCCGGCGCGCGGCTGGATCGTGCACGGGCCGCGCATGTCGGCGGTGGGCATGGCGGACATCGCCTGTGTGTTTCGCAACGGCGCGGCCAAGTACAACGAGTTGCTCGAGGAGATGCGTCAGACGCTCACCACGCTGTAG
- the sufC gene encoding Fe-S cluster assembly ATPase SufC encodes MLSIKNLQAAIDGTSILKGIDLEVKPGEVHAIMGPNGSGKSTLSNVLAGRDSYEVTGGEILFEGRDLTEMSPEERARAGIFLAFQYPVEIPGVSNVYLLKAALNAIRKHRGEAELDAMDFLTLIKEKIKVVEMREEFLYRNVNEGFSGGEKKRNEVLQMAVLEPKLAILDETDSGLDIDALQIVAKGVNSLRDAGRSFILVTHYQRLLDYIVPDYVHVLSGGRIVKSGDRTLALELEKQGYGWLEQAPGAEAAAR; translated from the coding sequence ATGTTGAGCATCAAGAATCTTCAGGCCGCCATCGACGGCACGTCCATCCTCAAGGGTATCGACCTGGAGGTGAAGCCGGGCGAGGTACACGCCATCATGGGCCCCAACGGCTCTGGCAAGAGCACGCTCTCCAACGTGCTGGCCGGGCGCGACAGCTACGAGGTCACCGGCGGCGAGATCCTGTTCGAAGGGCGCGACCTGACCGAGATGAGCCCCGAGGAGCGCGCCCGCGCCGGCATCTTCCTGGCCTTTCAGTACCCGGTGGAGATTCCCGGCGTCAGCAACGTGTACCTCCTGAAGGCCGCGCTCAACGCCATCCGCAAGCACCGCGGCGAGGCGGAGCTCGACGCCATGGACTTCCTCACCCTGATCAAGGAGAAGATCAAGGTGGTGGAGATGCGCGAGGAGTTCCTGTACCGCAACGTGAACGAGGGCTTCTCCGGCGGCGAGAAGAAGCGCAACGAGGTGCTGCAGATGGCGGTGCTGGAGCCCAAGCTCGCGATCCTGGACGAAACCGATTCGGGCCTCGACATCGACGCCCTGCAGATTGTGGCCAAAGGCGTGAACAGCCTGCGTGACGCGGGTCGCTCGTTCATCTTGGTGACTCATTACCAGCGCCTGCTGGATTACATCGTGCCGGACTACGTGCACGTGCTCTCGGGCGGGCGCATCGTGAAGTCCGGCGATCGCACGTTGGCGCTGGAGCTCGAGAAGCAGGGCTACGGTTGGCTGGAGCAGGCGCCCGGCGCCGAAGCCGCGGCGCGCTAA
- the sufD gene encoding Fe-S cluster assembly protein SufD, with amino-acid sequence MNTYVEEFKTVEAGLPGRKASWLAALRRGALDQFAEHGFPTLRDEAWKYTDVRPIEKRGFTLAGADTRVTEAALLPHLLRDVPGYRLVFVNGRLAPGLSRLEQLPKGVTIANLARVLEDEPQRVEGLLGRHADGKSHGFAALNLAFMQDGAYVHLARGAVLDAPLQVVYVASGATDQAAYVRNLIVAEEASQGTVIESYVALEDAPYLTNAVTEVVAEQGAVLEHYKLESEAAKAYHVAGLHVHQARDSRYTSHNVSGGARLVRNDITADLAGEGAECELNGLYLAGGRQHVDNQTRIDHRAAHCASREWYKGILDGHARGVFRGRVVVHPGAQKTDAQQANNNLLLSDDAEADSLPQLEIYADDVKCAHGSTVGQLDETSLFYLRSRAIDLATARSLLVYAFASDILERMKVAPVRQGLEAQVARRLLDEAQTEGLV; translated from the coding sequence ATGAACACCTACGTGGAAGAGTTCAAGACGGTCGAGGCCGGGTTGCCGGGGCGCAAGGCGTCGTGGCTCGCGGCACTGCGCCGCGGCGCGCTGGATCAGTTCGCCGAGCATGGTTTTCCCACGCTGCGCGACGAGGCGTGGAAGTACACCGACGTGCGGCCGATCGAGAAGCGCGGCTTCACCCTCGCCGGCGCGGACACCCGCGTCACCGAAGCGGCGCTGCTGCCGCATCTGCTGCGCGATGTGCCTGGGTACCGCCTGGTGTTCGTGAACGGACGCCTCGCCCCCGGGCTCTCGCGGCTCGAACAGCTGCCCAAGGGCGTGACCATCGCCAATCTGGCGCGCGTGCTCGAGGACGAGCCCCAGCGCGTCGAGGGCTTGCTCGGACGCCATGCCGACGGTAAGTCGCACGGCTTCGCGGCGCTCAACCTCGCCTTTATGCAGGACGGTGCTTACGTGCACCTGGCGCGCGGCGCGGTGCTCGATGCCCCCCTGCAGGTGGTGTACGTGGCGAGCGGCGCCACCGACCAGGCGGCCTATGTGCGCAACCTCATCGTGGCCGAGGAGGCGAGTCAGGGCACGGTGATCGAGAGTTACGTGGCGCTGGAGGACGCGCCGTACCTGACCAATGCGGTGACCGAGGTGGTGGCCGAGCAGGGCGCCGTGCTCGAGCACTATAAGCTGGAAAGCGAAGCGGCCAAGGCCTACCACGTGGCCGGTCTGCACGTGCACCAGGCGCGCGACAGCCGCTATACCTCGCACAACGTCTCGGGCGGTGCGCGTCTGGTGCGCAACGACATCACCGCGGACCTCGCCGGCGAGGGCGCCGAGTGCGAGCTGAACGGCCTGTACCTCGCCGGCGGGCGCCAGCACGTGGACAACCAGACCCGTATCGACCACCGCGCGGCGCATTGCGCGAGCCGCGAGTGGTACAAGGGCATTCTGGACGGTCATGCGCGCGGCGTGTTCCGCGGCCGGGTGGTGGTGCACCCCGGCGCGCAGAAGACCGATGCGCAGCAGGCCAACAATAACCTGCTGCTGTCCGATGACGCCGAGGCCGACAGCCTGCCGCAGCTCGAGATCTACGCCGACGACGTGAAGTGCGCGCACGGCTCGACGGTGGGCCAGCTGGACGAGACCTCGTTGTTCTACCTGCGCTCGCGCGCCATCGATCTGGCTACCGCGCGCAGCCTGCTGGTGTATGCCTTCGCGAGCGACATTCTGGAACGCATGAAGGTCGCACCGGTGCGCCAGGGCCTGGAGGCCCAGGTGGCGCGGCGGCTGCTCGACGAAGCCCAAACTGAGGGACTGGTATGA
- a CDS encoding SUF system NifU family Fe-S cluster assembly protein has protein sequence MSDLRDLYQEVIFDHNRNPRNFGPLEGYTHKADGFNPLCGDKLTVYLKVGEDGAITDVSFQGAGCAISMASASLMTEALKGKPVEVAEQLFQGFHGLIMDKPVAGAELGKLMVLEGVKEFPSRVKCATLSWHTMHAALEQKGEAVTTE, from the coding sequence ATGAGCGACCTGCGCGACCTGTATCAAGAGGTGATCTTCGATCACAACCGCAACCCGCGCAATTTCGGTCCGCTGGAGGGCTACACGCACAAGGCGGACGGTTTCAACCCGCTGTGCGGCGACAAGCTCACCGTCTACCTCAAGGTGGGCGAGGACGGGGCCATTACGGACGTGAGCTTCCAGGGTGCGGGCTGCGCCATCTCCATGGCGAGCGCCTCGCTGATGACCGAGGCGCTGAAGGGCAAGCCGGTGGAAGTGGCCGAGCAGCTGTTCCAGGGTTTCCATGGCCTGATCATGGACAAGCCGGTGGCAGGCGCCGAGCTCGGTAAGCTGATGGTGCTCGAGGGCGTGAAGGAGTTCCCCTCGCGCGTGAAGTGCGCAACCCTCTCCTGGCACACCATGCACGCCGCCCTGGAGCAGAAGGGCGAAGCGGTCACCACGGAATAA
- a CDS encoding cysteine desulfurase — protein sequence MSNLEALRHKDTAGAYDIERIRADFPGLSQEVRGKPLAYLDNAASAQKPQVVVDTVAHYLAYDYANVHRGVHYLAERATQAYEGAREKVRAFLNAADKREVVFVRGTTEAINLVAHSFGGAQLRAGDEILITELEHHANIVPWQLLAERTGVVIKVAPVNDAGELIMEGFEAQLSERTKLVSVAHMSNALGTILPVKRIIELAHATGAKVLIDGAQSVPHIPVDVQALGCDFYAFSGHKLYGPTGIGVLWARADILESMPPFMGGGEMIREVSFEKSTFAGIPLRFEAGTPDFVGAIGLGAAIDYVLDVGLDNIARHEHELLVYATEQMRAIPHLNIIGTAAEKGGIISFVFDDIHSHDVGTIIDMQGVAIRTGHHCAMPLMNRCHVPATSRASFGMYNTKDEVDRLVAALYKVREVFGQ from the coding sequence ATGAGCAATCTCGAGGCCCTGCGCCACAAGGACACGGCGGGCGCGTACGACATCGAGCGCATTCGCGCCGATTTCCCCGGTCTCTCCCAGGAAGTGCGTGGCAAGCCGCTCGCCTATCTCGACAACGCCGCGTCGGCGCAGAAGCCGCAGGTGGTGGTGGACACCGTGGCGCACTACCTGGCCTACGACTACGCCAATGTGCACCGCGGCGTGCATTACCTGGCCGAACGCGCCACGCAGGCCTACGAGGGCGCGCGCGAGAAGGTGCGCGCGTTTCTGAACGCCGCCGACAAGCGCGAGGTGGTGTTCGTGCGCGGCACGACCGAGGCGATCAACCTGGTGGCGCACAGCTTCGGCGGCGCGCAGCTGCGCGCGGGCGACGAGATCCTCATCACCGAGCTCGAGCATCACGCCAACATCGTCCCCTGGCAGCTGCTCGCCGAGCGCACCGGGGTGGTCATCAAAGTCGCACCGGTAAACGATGCCGGCGAGCTGATCATGGAAGGCTTCGAGGCGCAGTTGTCCGAGCGCACCAAGCTGGTCTCCGTGGCGCACATGTCCAACGCGCTTGGCACCATCCTGCCCGTGAAGCGCATCATCGAGCTCGCCCATGCGACGGGTGCCAAGGTGCTCATCGACGGCGCGCAGTCGGTGCCGCACATCCCGGTCGACGTGCAGGCGCTCGGCTGCGACTTCTATGCCTTCTCCGGCCACAAGCTTTACGGGCCGACCGGTATCGGCGTGCTGTGGGCGCGCGCCGACATCCTGGAGAGCATGCCGCCGTTCATGGGCGGGGGTGAGATGATTCGCGAGGTGAGCTTCGAGAAGTCGACCTTTGCCGGTATTCCGCTGCGCTTCGAGGCCGGTACGCCCGATTTCGTGGGGGCGATCGGCCTCGGCGCCGCGATCGACTACGTGCTCGACGTCGGGCTGGATAACATCGCGCGCCACGAGCACGAACTGCTCGTCTACGCGACCGAGCAGATGCGCGCGATTCCGCACCTGAACATCATCGGCACCGCGGCGGAGAAAGGCGGCATCATCTCCTTCGTGTTCGACGACATCCACTCGCACGACGTCGGCACCATCATCGACATGCAGGGCGTGGCGATCCGCACCGGCCATCACTGCGCCATGCCGCTCATGAACCGTTGTCACGTGCCGGCCACCTCGCGCGCCTCGTTCGGCATGTACAACACCAAGGACGAGGTGGACCGTCTGGTGGCGGCCCTGTACAAGGTGAGAGAGGTGTTCGGGCAATGA
- a CDS encoding DUF2173 family protein, which yields MDQLIALPGVVAAFAFSDRGELTEAKRRGECPLDDRKLDLLSHLCVANLAVATMQARGWGTLTQSADYYPVEAVTLIGDKWSAMASPTHGVLLDTSQADFDAAYDALTG from the coding sequence ATGGACCAATTGATCGCCCTGCCGGGCGTGGTGGCGGCCTTCGCCTTCAGCGATCGCGGCGAGTTGACGGAGGCCAAGCGGCGCGGCGAGTGTCCGCTCGACGACCGCAAACTCGACCTGCTGAGCCACCTGTGCGTCGCCAACCTCGCCGTGGCGACCATGCAGGCCCGCGGCTGGGGCACCCTGACCCAGAGCGCGGATTACTATCCGGTGGAAGCGGTGACGTTGATCGGCGACAAGTGGTCCGCGATGGCCTCGCCGACGCACGGCGTACTGCTCGACACGTCGCAGGCGGATTTCGATGCCGCCTACGACGCACTCACCGGTTAG
- a CDS encoding EamA family transporter, whose protein sequence is MQHLPWYITGLGAALMWGIHYPLVEHALRKVSLAAVLLLTALPILAVAVIYRHNLARDLVLLGELDWRARLPIFALALTSLGGTVLLFTTIGNKNATLASLIEITYPLFIVLFTWLLFRQVHLTPAVAAGGALIMLGAALIIASHY, encoded by the coding sequence GTGCAACACCTCCCCTGGTACATTACCGGCCTAGGCGCCGCCCTGATGTGGGGGATCCACTACCCCCTGGTGGAGCACGCCTTGCGCAAGGTCTCGCTGGCGGCCGTGCTGCTGCTCACCGCGCTGCCGATCCTGGCGGTGGCCGTGATCTACCGACATAACCTGGCGCGCGATCTCGTCCTGCTCGGTGAGCTCGACTGGCGCGCGCGCCTGCCCATCTTCGCCCTGGCCCTGACCAGCCTGGGCGGGACCGTGCTGCTGTTCACCACGATCGGCAACAAAAACGCCACCCTGGCGAGCCTGATCGAGATCACCTATCCGCTGTTCATCGTGCTGTTTACCTGGCTGCTGTTCCGCCAGGTCCATCTCACGCCGGCCGTGGCCGCGGGGGGCGCGCTGATCATGTTGGGTGCCGCGCTGATCATCGCCTCGCATTACTGA